One window from the genome of Salvia splendens isolate huo1 chromosome 9, SspV2, whole genome shotgun sequence encodes:
- the LOC121749604 gene encoding protein EXORDIUM-like 5: MLIHLLFLTSLIAAAHSHNATKQPLNLNSFNPKIPPRGISASKRFEGSSNLVNLRYHMGPILSSPINLYLIWYGRWSPSHRLLIKDFLLSISHPSSPSPSVSQWWRTLSLYSDQTSANISSRLLISGEFSDHRYSHGKSLTRLSIQSIIAAAGGGAGGFAVDHRSGVFLVLTASDVAMQDFCRAVCGFHYFTFPSEVGYTLPYAWVGNSGAQCPEVCAYPFAVPGYMAGGGPGALRPPNGDPGVDGMISVIAHELAELASNPLVNAWYAGEDPTAPTEIGDLCEGLYGSGGGGGYMGEVMRDSGGRTFNLNGRNGRKFLVQWVWSPVLKACVGPNAID; encoded by the coding sequence ATGCTCATACACTTACTCTTCCTCACCTCACTAATCGCCGCCGCCCACTCCCACAATGCCACAAAACAGCCCCTCAACTTAAACTCCTTCAACCCCAAGATTCCCCCCCGCGGAATCTCCGCCTCCAAAAGATTCGAAGGCTCCTCCAACCTCGTGAATCTCCGGTACCACATGGGCCCCATCCTCTCCTCTCCGATCAACCTCTACCTCATCTGGTACGGCCGCTGGTCCCCCTCCCACCGCCTCCTCATCAAAGACTTCCTCCTCTCCATCTCTCACccctcctccccctccccctccgtCTCCCAGTGGTGGCGCACCCTCTCCCTCTACTCCGACCAAACCTCCGCCAACATCTCCTCCCGCCTCCTCATCTCCGGCGAATTCTCCGACCACCGCTACTCCCACGGAAAATCCCTCACCCGCCTCTCCATCCAATCCATCATCGCCGCCGCCGGTGGTGGTGCCGGAGGCTTCGCCGTCGACCACCGGAGCGGCGTCTTCCTCGTCCTCACGGCCTCCGACGTCGCGATGCAGGACTTCTGCCGCGCGGTCTGCGGGTTCCACTACTTCACGTTCCCATCCGAGGTCGGTTACACGCTCCCGTACGCGTGGGTCGGGAACTCTGGGGCCCAGTGCCCCGAGGTCTGCGCTTACCCGTTCGCCGTCCCCGGGTACATGGCCGGAGGGGGGCCGGGGGCGCTGCGGCCCCCCAACGGGGACCCGGGGGTGGACGGGATGATCAGCGTGATCGCGCACGAGCTGGCCGAGCTGGCCTCGAACCCGCTCGTGAACGCGTGGTACGCGGGGGAGGACCCCACGGCGCCCACGGAGATCGGGGACCTCTGCGAGGGGCTGTACGGGAGCGGAGGCGGCGGAGGGTATATGGGGGAGGTGATGAGGGATTCCGGTGGCCGGACGTTCAATTTGAACGGCCGGAATGGGAGGAAGTTTTTGGTGCAGTGGGTTTGGAGCCCAGTTCTCAAAGCTTGTGTGGGCCCCAATGCTATTGATTAA